A portion of the Pomacea canaliculata isolate SZHN2017 linkage group LG13, ASM307304v1, whole genome shotgun sequence genome contains these proteins:
- the LOC112554174 gene encoding nuclease-sensitive element-binding protein 1-like, translating into MGLLLPISLEREEMCNDREDERDRLTARVRQLEMEAASRLHRTQQSDFPFKADCQHKHKYLRRQQTRQRGSQLSKPPDGSDGGGGRRRGFCRWFNVAKGWGFITPDNGDQDVFVHHSVIHKAGFRNLGKGELVEFESRPSYKCVEATFVCGIGGVNFRGSDRRVISRKKFQNKPVVQLQQQQPQRRQCQAELQRDRFHGWSGRSTCNITNRPVVDDSAVYTVRPLVDALH; encoded by the coding sequence ATGGGTCTTCTTTTGCCGATCTCcttagagagagaggagatgtgtaatgacagggaggatgagAGAGATCGTCTGACTGCACGAGTCAGACAGCTGGAGATGGAGGCGGCCTCCCGGCTTCACAGGACACAACAAAGTGATTTCCCCTTCAAAGCTGATTGTCAgcacaaacataaatatctgcgacgacagcagacaagacaACGGGGCAGCCAGCTATCAAAACCTCCCGATGGCAGCGATGGTGGAGGGGGCAGAAGGCGaggtttctgcaggtggttcaACGTGGCAAAAGGATGGGGGTTCATCACACCTGATAATGGCGATCAAGACGTCTTTGTCCACCATTCAGTTATTCACAAGGCAGGCTTTCGCAACCTAGGCAAAGGTGAATTGGTGGAATTTGAATCCAGACCGTCATACAAGTGCGTTGAAGCCACGTTCGTCTGTGGTATCGGAGGAGTGAACTTCCGGGGCAGTGATCGCCGGGTGATTTCAaggaaaaagtttcaaaacaagccAGTGGtgcaactacaacagcaacaaccacaaCGACGGCAGTGCCAAGCAGAACTGCAACGGGACAGATTCCATGGATGGAGCGGCCGGAGTACCTGTAATATCACCAACCGGCCAGTTGTTGATGACAGTGCTGTGTACACAGTCAGGCCCCTTGTTGACGCCCTGCACTGA